The DNA segment ATGAAATGCTCGGCGGTGAACAACCGTGGTGATTTCACTATACTCGACTAACAaattaatttcattaaaataattcatttttttttttgaatgattgCAATCGAATATTATATATCTGATCTAAATATTTGATGAAAAAACAATAAGAAAAGGCAAAAATATAGTTGTTGATGAAGAAACTCGGATGACAGCCAAGGAAAAATTGCAGGAAACTTAAAAGTTGTCTAAATAACGATTTAATTACGATTATCATTAATGAAAACACTTCTCCGTAGGCGAACACAAGACATACTGACTAATACTAGGTAAATACCAGTCTACGCCGCAtaagatatttatataattttatataaaatttatatttacttagataaataatttttacaatttcttgataatattaaaatatttgttttaaaatatgtgattagtaaatattaatagactttggttttgattttaaaCTTTGAGAGAATTTTAAAGATTCTGATGAGCAACTTTTGTCTCCTTCTAATTTCATagtatttctaaaaaatttagAAGTTTTGTTTGTAAgtatagttttgtttttgtttactatGAAGTTTGCTCAAATTTATTTCTATGTTAATACTATATTTGTGTGCTGGTAGAAATACATTGTAAAAATCAGTTCTTCacataactttttattttatttaattaatttaaatagaaGTAAAATTCTTATTAGTTAGATatcaaaaaaagtttaaatttctattaattattttgtttatataatactGATGTAGCCTTGAATACAAGTCATATTTCTTCTATGTATTCGTTGCTATTTTCCGTAAGTTCATTTTGTGGAGTATCCTTCCAAATTAACAcccttttttttaatcttcaagCTGTATTTGATGAGGAAAGTTTATTTGGTTTCTAGTTGTTCAATGCTGATACTATTTCTCTGCAATGTTTGGTGCTAAATGAGTTTTTCCCCTTTaattgtgtgtttttttgttgttagtGAGATACCATTTTATCTATCCAATATGTTATTTGATTCCGATGCAAGTCTGTGCTATTTCATAACTGATAGTTTTGTGCTAATGTTTCCTGagtaatgtttatttttaagaaattgaaagaaaattatattgttATGTAGATCAGTGTGTTTGGACTGTTGTGGACATTTAACCTTCTACacaaaattaaactattttgcTGTCTAAGCATAGAAAGAAAACAACTTTTCATCAATTGAGCGGGACACATGTTATAGTGCACGACCCTTTGTGAAAATTGTCCATCTATTCTCGCACACTTTCTTGTAATTTGCAAGACAAAACTGAATCAAATtttcttcagaaaaaaatacaCTGTTTTAACGGGGACTTCTGTTCTGCTAGGACTTAAATCAGATTTCAGAGATactaggggggggggggggggggtgtctGCGCTACGAGCGGGATtgttgataattattttttcatgaaaaaatgtttgtattttatttttatgtgtgtaATGTTAAAGCCATTTGTATTAAAGGTGGTATAGTACACTAGTAACTGTTACAATTAGGAATTCACTAAATTGGttttaaaaagtcaaaaaatcatatctaaataatattatttttaaaatatgttaaatgtTAAATCATATGTAAATATGTTAAATGTTAAATCATATGCAAATCGAAGAATGGATcgttaataatataatatgatatatcaatatggtctttttagtattttttttgtccaaAACCTAGCAATTATTGGTTACAATATCACAATAgctatgttttctattttatgtCAATAAGTTTACTAAGTAAATTCACTctagtattattttaaatttattatttggaCAACGAAAATCTGGGGCAaacatatgtttttgttttttatttttattttagaattgtTGTCCTTTTTATATGTCATATTTTGCTATGGTCacttataatataatattatatgctTTATAAAATTTAGTCGAATGTTAAATATAATGCAAACAAAAGAATGtttagttaataaaataatatgatatattaatatggtgtatttttttattatctttcgTTAAAATCTAGTCAATTATGGGTTATAATATCACAATAGATATGTTTGTGAATATCTTGTATATTGTATatctttatatagaaaatattgtaTACTGGAATTTTTATTCATCACGGTAAGCTGTCGAATCTTGTATATTCGCTTGTGAATAGATTGTATATTGGATATCTTTAGTATAAATTCAAACCAATATATTGTATGTGGTTTGGTTTGTTAAATTGTATAGTATTGTACACAGTAAGCAACATGTATtgtatagtttttaatttttttaagtgaaTTTTCTTGAGGAACAGGTGTCAGAATTCTCCCATGACACTTGtaagaaaaatggaaaaagtctattttacatataaagatTGCATTACATGTTAAACAAGCACTTGCAACCGTTTTTCTTAACATGCTTTCACATCATCACCACATCAATAATCAGGAGAAAATGGTTTCCATGAGAGTAAGTTTTACCATTTCTGAAGGGTTTAACGATCCCTTAACaaggttttaaattttttatgaaatacaGATATATACTTGTCCACCTTGATCTTAACTTTATGCTGAAAACCACATAGAAAGTAAGAACAACAAAAACGAAATAAAGTGAATCAAAAATTGTTTGCTTCCTGCAACTTTTATGAGTTTGCTCTTATATTCCTTGAAACACTCAACTTGATGATACAATGGAATTGCGTgctgcaaagaaaaaaatagtatatacaaaaaaaaaaaagagatcaaaaaaataatgtaacaaATCATGGTGACCTGTCACAAACTGTGACACAAATGCAGTGCCACATTGAAAAACACATCAAGAACAAGATCTCCATGATCAGGTTGCTGGGAAGAGAAGGACATGAAGACAATACGAGTAGATGGTTGAAAGCTCGATAACATATTCTTTCAGAAGCTTTTGTTAATCTAGATTACAAATAGAAAACATAATGCATTCATTGTAAAAAGGTTTTTgagttgaataaatttaacattcattcaaaaaaaaaagaatgtaaaaaagaaaaagaacagtCACTCACAATGATAAGAGAGCTGCATTGTCGTCATAACATGAAGTTGCATAAGTGAAATTCATACCAGTGCAAAGGTTGTTGCCTGAATCTTTGGACTTAGATAAGGTGGGGATACTTAATAAAGAAGTGTTGCAGCTCTGAAAAGGTTCGGCTCCGATATCAATCACATAGTCACCGAATGTTATGATAGCCAGAACAAGTTGTCGTTGGAGCATCTGGTGATGGTAGCATGGACGATGGTTTCACTTAACGCAACTTCATCTTCATCAACGAAGCAAAGGCCACAGATACTGATCCTTTTCCATCCAAAAAACCTCGAGATTGATCTTCAAACACGGATCGGGTATCTTTCAGCAGGCTTCTCATGTGCATAATGGTGAACGGGCATCTGAATATGCCACTCTCTTCTAGAAATCTGACTGTAAACAATATATGACATGGGGGGACGATGAGCTTGTTTGATCGCGGGCGTTTGTGCAGAACATTGCTTGGATGacatattaaaacatattaagaaaagaagagaagctTATGTATACAATGATGTGgacaaataaaatgttttcattggttttttAGGTTTTTTCATTAATTGATGTGGCAGTTTTATAGAGCCTTAAAAAGCTGATGTGTCAAGGCTAGATAAACCTCTTGTGTTATTATTGTGTTGATTTCGATCCATGACCATTAAACCACAGCAACTCATTGATATTATAATCATAAAGtcttttatattgaaaaatcaattcaaaattttttgtaaagaaaacttatttaaaactaatttctGATAAATTTCTGActaatttctgtttttttttgttaattcaatAAGTACACACTGATAACATAAGTTTTGGGCATAGTTATTTTTCATCAATCCAACTACcacatgttctttttttttcctcgaaCATTTGTCTACCACATGTTCTTGATACTCCATCTACTAATTCGATCAAgttggatttataaattatcaacATCAAAAAGAGTTCCAGTTTGGGGCCctcgtttataaaaaaaaagcttaatTTTAATGTACTAAAATATCATGatgtatacataatatatagacAAACGAAACTTAATATTTGAACGAAACGAAATAAACGGACAACAACAAAGGAAAATAGCCGATATATATCGAAGAATCAAAAGCTTGTATATGCATCAGAATGATATGATtagataaagaaagaaaatacaaCAAAAATAATTGCAATCTTAGAATCATAGAGTACATTACGAAAGAAAATCATTAACGATCAAGAATGAAGAATGAAGATCGAACGGTGTTGAATCCAATCCTCTTCCCTATCATTTTGTTATCACTTAGCGTACCTATAGCAATGCGTGATCGCACTGCATCCACGCCTATAAGGATTattccttctcctcttcttgcaATCGTAGTAAGATCTACCACGTCTATTACAAGGAACATTATTCTTTTTAAGAGCATCATAGCCAATGTAACGACGTCCTCTAGCGAGTTGACGTCGGTTTGTCTCTGAATCCATTAGAGATTCTAGTTCATCATCATCTCCGATACAACCTTGCCCGTTGATGCAAGATTTAGTCAATGGGTAGGTCGCATTGACGGATGTAGCTACCATAGCTAAGATCAAGAGACCAAATATGAGTAACAACTTAACACCACccattttatatgtatatttttgggtttttttggtATAGATGAGTTCTATGAAAGCTATttgctttagtttttggtttcttCTACGACCTTTCCTTATGAAAGGAGAGGGAGAAATATAAAGTGATAGATATTGTGCAGAAGAACAAATGAGAGATTGATTTTGTTGAGGATACAAAAAGGGTTAGACAGATAGAGTGCGGTTTTGcctttttaattattatgtgGTCGTTAATTCTGCTACTTTGGAATTGGGGTTTTAACCTCGTTTTCAGGTTTGATCTTGCCCATTTTTTCCGCTTGGTGGTTAGATCTATATTTGTTAAGTTATATTTGGCTCTCCTCTTTGATCGGCTAACGatcttttattattatgttatatttaatcaaattCTCAAATTAGCAAAGTACCTAAACGTTTATGATCAGTTTTGTaaccaaattttaaaatcttagtAAAATAAGCAATACGCGTGGATCTGTTGAATCTTACTTCCAGAAAATGTACgcatttaataatattttgtaattttttgatCCGTAAAATAAACATTATCTGTCGGTAGAGGTGTCAAAATGGATAATCCAACTCAAACCAATCCATAACCATATGAACCATTTAGTTAATGGTTAATGGATAAACCTAATCCATTTAGTTAATGGTTTGGATCAACCCATAACTCATTTAAAATAATGGATTAATGGTTTTAATGAGTTGACTCACTATTATATAGTATCAATATtacaaatcaattaaaataaggagaaatttatataatttttttcaaataaaaatatcattaacacTGTCTAAAATAGTATTATGCAAATTTATAAGTAAAttgttaaaattaataaaattataaaacataaaattaaaacatagtattttcattaaaaaacaaCATCATGTGAACATCTCTATGGAATTATTCTTGTCATTGTTGTCTTTAATAATAAACTCCCTCTAACAACACAACAAATATGGAAACAATtctgttagaaaaaaaaagaaacaaattaactTAATCATACATAAAACTCTTGTCCATTTCATTTCAGAAAGACGAATATAAGAAACATAAAGAATAACTAAACGAATCATGATATatccaaaacagagaaaattcaaaaccATTCTAATACATTCACGCCCAATACTTCCACTTAAACATCTCATTCAAATCATTACCAAAAGCCAGCTTAGTCACACATACTCTGACAAAACAAGGAAAAAAAGTTCAGAAACAGAGAAACATCACATGACTAACCTTTGCCTTACTGATACGTTTACAGCTTTCCCCATGACTAGTGCTAGCAAAAGCCTCTTGGAGCACACATTCTGTCACCAGAATATGAACGTTTTTAACATACTGATCTTAAGCTTAAATACATATCATCAAGTTTTAACACAATCAAGACTTACTCTTTAGGAGTATGCGTGATGTTGTTTGGCTACTTCCAGTTTCTTCTACTTCATTTGGCCTTGAGCGAATAATAACCATCTCACCACTTGGAAGACACTCTTCATCATTGTTCATCATTTTTAGACACTGAAATAATgtaccaaaacaaaataataagacAAAATCATATATCTACATTATGAAAGACCACATGTACACGTTATGcttcttttattatatatatacaagtgtTGAATCACAGAGTATGGGAACTACAACTACAAGAGGAGAGACAGTGacgttctttatatatatacaagtatTGAAACTCGAGGTTATGTTGAACCATTAAAACCATCAAAAAAACCCACAACGAAAACAAAATACTCACAACGAATATAACGATTGAACCTCTTAGATGACGAGATATGGCAAGTGACGAGATGAGAAACGATAGAGATCAATTGAAGAGATCGAGATCAATCAAAGAGATCGAGAGGGTCACGGCCGAAGAGGGTGAAATAGAGAGGGTCTCGGCCGAAGAGGGTGATTGAGAGGATCGCCGCCGAAGCTTAAAGGGTCGCCGAAGGCGAAATCGTCGGAGCTTTCGAGAGGATCGTCACCgcttctaaattttttaaatggaaTTAAAGAagaaattggtttgatttggatTATTCATTAACTCATATTAGTCCAACCCATTCTAAACCAAACTTATTAAACCCACTATCCATTAAACccaattatataataagatccAAATTCTTGACTCATTAAAGTCCATgggttggtttggtttgggttgaTCCACTAAATTATACCCATTTTGACATGTCTATCTGTCGGTTCCTTAATTTCTCATGCATGTACAAACCTATATTAGTTGTCGCCTTGTGTCCTTGGGTTTGTTGCACAATTTTCCAAGAGAATGAAAACACATTAAGAAATTTTAAAGGTTTGGTTGTACttacacaaacaaaaatcaaagaaaaattcaaaagttttaaatccATCGAGTTCCTTTGTTTCTTGCGGAGTGAACTGAATTAGATGAGGGTAGATGGAGACGAATACGCGACCAAATAACCATCTTCTTACATCGGAGAGATAATCTTAGAGCATTATTAGATACCCACTGAAGTATAAATCTTATGATTacatttattgttatttaattatatttgtaaacctttaaataataaaataaaagtgagcCAGTGATAGTGCAACATCATAAAAATGAGTCTCTCGAGTATTTGTCAATAGTTTCTTTGTTAAAATCGATTCTTTCTCATCTCTccactttttctattttcttcgtTTTTAGTTACAAGATCCTCTCTCAGAAACCTATGCTGCGAATGATGATAAGACTTTACAAATCCCTAACTCCTTTATTGATTATCAGAAATGGATATGCTGCTTTGCAGGTTCCGATCACAATCATCCTATCATGGCGAAGATGACTGGTCCCGACGATCTCATGGCGACCGTATTGCGATTCATGGCTACCATATTGCGACTCATGGCGTCAACAATCTACAACATACAAAGCATGAAGAaccaatgaagaagaagaactctaTTTATATCTCGGCTTCCATCTAAGTCGTCTTCAACCGCAAGGCTTCTGAATCGAGTCGAGGCTTTCTTCTTTCTGCTTTTGTACCAATCATTTGCCAGCTCAGCCACCCAACTGCGAGCTCATCACCGTCCATATCTTGATGTCTATAGCACTTCCATTGATAAAAATGAGATGAGTATTAAACAatattataacaataaaaataggTAAGAGCACCATTAAAGCAAAGGGGAAGAAGGtgggttctaatttttttttattattacttttttttgttttgtccgatttaaaaaaaaaaaaattaaaagtaaaccaatcgcgggccgccacgtgtcagtggggcccgCGAACAGTTAAAAAACTTCACCGGAGTCACCTCttgcagaagaggaagaagaggtgaGTTTTCTGGTTTTTGTGGGCCCTCCACCTCTTACAACTCATTAAGAGTCAGCGATAATGCTGCtctaagggcatctccaaccacaaacactattttagtgttaaaaccacactattttagtgtaatttcAACACTAAAACCAATGTCTTCTCCAACCATAACACTAAACTTCacactaaaactattttataatattttatatattaagttttttatttatcatttatttaattgtatgttttagtaataaaataagtGAATAGTATTTTAGTGAAATGAATAGTGTTTTAGTGTGGTGAATAGtgtcacaccaaatttggtgtcaaATTTTAGTGTTGCACTAAAATGGTGTGATTTTTACAGTCCCATTGGAGATGATTTGGTGCAAAAgtcacactaaaatagtgttttgcAGTCCCATTGGAGCTGGCCTAAGGGGAAAGAACGAGATACAACATCTCTGTTCCGATATGATCGAGAcgttttaggatttaggatgcTCTTATTTACAAATGACATTGTATCATTGGCTTAagacttttaagaaaaaaaaatattcaaaactttTAGAAAGCTGtcagaaaatattaatataaacaaataagAACCTGTTGTGAGTTTATTACCAATAAGCTTGCTCTTAGTTTGGTTTAGCTTCCAAGAAGCAGAAACAAATATAGTGAAACCAAAAGGACCGATGTTGGAATACGAGCAAACCAAACCCTGACCAAGATGATGTTCGTGTTTCAGTTCCCTTGCTGCTGTTTGTACTTCTGCTTTCTCaagccaaagaaaaaaaaatcaataagaGGGAACCAAATCAAGAGTTTCTCTGTCTGCGTCtgtgtaaccaaaaaaaaaacttgtactAAGCATTGTACTGGTAATCAACTAGGTGAAAGTTTTTATAAGATGCTATTTAAAAGACTCCATGTCATCCACAACTAGAACGTTTGAGCCCTTGAATAGAACacctcaagacaatggagaaaGTATTGGAACAGATCTCACACGTTTGCTCAGAGCATCAGAGATCTGATCATGAAAGTGCGACAGAGATCCAGTAGAAAAAAAGAGTGAGTGTGTTCCATGTTGGAGTATGTAAAACCCCGATCCAACTAGGGTTTTATAACCAAAGAAACAGCATCCACAagttagaagaagaagagttgcCAGAGAAAGCTCAACTGACATTGTCTTGGACCTAGAGCTCCAAGAAGAACAGCTTTCGTTGACAAAATTTTTTTCTCCACAGATCATTGAATTGAATCTGGGCTTTCCAAGGACAATTAGAGCCGATCATTAAAAAGTAAAAGGTTCCTTCCGATACATACCGGTTTCTGTATTTGTACGCTAATCACTCTTTAATTtggttttagataaaaaaaaaaatcaaaatctgtcTTGTTAAAACAAGAACATCATATAGATATACTATTTATCTACCATGTCATTAAAATATATCGTTACATTTTTTGATCTTTTAGAATTTCACTAAATATAATAATGTCAAATCTATTTCTAATCGATTTAAACATAGATCTGctaatatttttattcgaaaaataaatatatgttttcattttatgttataacaacatcttattctttttaaaaaataacaacatCGTATAAAATAGTGTTAataattcttaaaaataattatttaaatggggtttttgccaaaactaacccacaacttgattttaattccaaacctatactcaaacttgaatcaaatgcaaaactaacctaaaagcctagtgaaattacagctcagccccttgtgaccaaacaaaaaaacagaagccatttttacgaatatagccccagtaaatcgtctgagtcgtctaagatgttggaagtcgtctggacgactgaagtgtaagtcgtctggtaccagtttattttaaaaataatttataaatcttgtaaaaaaatattttgatgcgtaaaaaataaaaatcaagtaattataaacagttttaactgatataaattaagatatgataaaattgatttgttttgaagatatatgagtggaagtagtgaatcatgaaatactttggtttaggagtttggcaaacatatgttgtagtattgtatgtattgttagggttagattttggaaaactaaaatgtttttttcaaaaattagttttcacctatatgtgtttatttctgtgtattgtaaacacttttcaagtttgatttggttttatgaagtgtttaattagataattaagtttaggggttatgtttagggtgtggacgacttatatttcagtcgtctgttaaataatttacccggacgacgtatatttcagtcgtccagacgacttacttgtaagtcgtctggaaagtcttctattttagttttccgctaaaaatatttaatttcccgctaaaaatattaaactcttctggacgacttacatgtaagtcgtctgttttaattttttcaccagacgactgaaatgtaagtcgtccaggaagtcgtctgagtcaaaaatatttaatctaattggattttttgtctccctatataaagaaaaatttacacattctctctcctcctctcaaatggctgcaacaaaaatgtaatgttcatcattctaaaactctccaacctctctctaatctctttgacttgaaaacaccaaactttatatgaatttttcagttttgtctcatgtatttcttactaatctatctcttttgcaggtttttaatcaaatggtactcatcttccactaatttagagatagatctattaatttttgatatgtatttttgtgtgttctataaatgtagatttatctaatcttccattcattttctctatttttaagtcatttgaacgtttttgaatatgcaggtttttcagatctggatttgatgtgcaggtttttcagatctggaagacttctgggacgacttacctgttagtcgtctagaagtcgtctggaagtcgtctggacttcttggaagacttccaggaagtcgtctggacttccaggaagtcgtctggacttccaggaagtcgtctggacttccaggaagtcgtctggacttccaggaagtcgtctggacttccaagaagtcgtctggacttctaggaagtcgtttggatttttctgagcgttttggtaagttcttatgtctgatttttcttcatttggtaacttcttgttgtataaagttcttacttttttcccaaactaaaactctccaaacccactctaatctctttgacttgaaaacaccaaactttatatgaatttttcaattttgtctcatgtctttgttactaatctattttttttttgcaggtttttaattatttggtactcatcttccactaatttaaaggtagatctattatttttagatatgtatttttgtgtgttctgtaaaggtagatttatctaatcttccattcattttttctgtttttaagccatttgaacgtttttgaatatgcaggtttttcagatctggatttaatatgcaggtttttcagatctggaagacttctgggacgacttacttgttagtcgtctggaagtcatctggaagtcgtctggaagtcgtctggacttcctaaaagtcgtctggacttcctgtaaagtcgtctggaagtcgtctgaacttcctaaaagtcttctggcaaagtcgtctgaacttcctggaagtcgtctggacttcttagaagtcgtctggacttcttaaaagttgtctggtcttgtctactcaagtggaatccaagcttgtctttgtagatgaatgatctataatagttttgtttgtggtctgttttatgaattgcatgtatactcttttagttgtgaattttttgtaaaatcagtaataatgttttcaagatgtattaaatgtgctaacaatgtgtttacacatttacaaatcaatgaaataatagacttcagtagcctttttcttatctttggatctctcatatgcaataataaactccaatggcctttttctcatcttaataaacaagaatgttggtaagagatggaaacaaacaatagtaactagtcaaagcatatcatattttttataagtttgcattgaaaaacttagtcaaatttagtaaaactaagggagagaacatattttgtaaatatgagttttacatatcttgaagttacttatcactcttaaaaatacaagttattcaaaaactaacgtagaagacttaaaaactagtggagaagacgcggacgacttcaatctaagttgtctagacgactaaactatatgtc comes from the Brassica napus cultivar Da-Ae chromosome A7, Da-Ae, whole genome shotgun sequence genome and includes:
- the LOC106356332 gene encoding protein RALF-like 4 — encoded protein: MGGVKLLLIFGLLILAMVATSVNATYPLTKSCINGQGCIGDDDELESLMDSETNRRQLARGRRYIGYDALKKNNVPCNRRGRSYYDCKKRRRNNPYRRGCSAITHCYRYAK